A genomic window from Bordetella genomosp. 9 includes:
- a CDS encoding SDR family oxidoreductase, whose product MGQRLAGKSAFVTAAGQGIGRATAEAFLREGARVIAADINPTGLSALAELPNCTVLELDVTDARAVERAVADAGHVDVLFNGAGYVHAGGILDAKDEDLSFAFELNVRAMMRLIRGFLPGMVAKGSGSIINMASVAGSVKAVPNRFVYSTTKAAVVGLTKSVALDFVGKGVRCNAICPGTVESPSLRDRIDAQARQNGQSPQEVEAAFVARQPMGRLGRAEEIAALAVYLASDESAFTTGTTQIIDGGWSN is encoded by the coding sequence ATGGGTCAGCGATTGGCGGGTAAGTCGGCGTTCGTGACGGCGGCGGGGCAGGGCATAGGCAGGGCAACGGCGGAAGCCTTCCTGCGCGAGGGCGCGCGCGTGATTGCCGCCGATATCAATCCGACGGGATTGAGCGCGCTGGCGGAACTGCCCAATTGCACCGTGCTGGAGCTGGACGTCACCGATGCGCGGGCGGTCGAGCGCGCGGTGGCCGACGCCGGCCACGTGGACGTCCTGTTCAATGGCGCGGGCTATGTCCACGCCGGCGGCATCCTCGACGCGAAGGACGAAGACCTGAGCTTCGCCTTCGAGCTGAACGTGCGGGCGATGATGCGCCTGATCCGGGGATTCCTGCCGGGCATGGTCGCCAAAGGGTCGGGTTCCATCATCAACATGGCGTCGGTGGCCGGCAGCGTGAAGGCCGTGCCCAATCGCTTCGTCTACAGCACCACCAAGGCCGCCGTGGTGGGACTGACCAAGTCCGTCGCCCTGGACTTCGTCGGCAAGGGCGTGCGCTGCAACGCGATCTGCCCGGGCACGGTGGAGTCGCCGTCCCTGCGCGACCGGATCGACGCGCAGGCCCGCCAGAACGGGCAGTCGCCGCAGGAAGTCGAAGCCGCCTTCGTGGCGCGCCAGCCGATGGGCCGCCTGGGCCGCGCCGAGGAAATCGCCGCGCTCGCCGTCTACCTGGCCAGCGACGAGTCCGCCTTCACGACCGGCACGACGCAGATTATCGACGGGGGGTGGAGTAATTGA
- a CDS encoding ABC transporter substrate-binding protein, with amino-acid sequence MKSVPTFRATVALALLAAAASAQASSYVISEPADIRSSNPGVNRDDTTDGVVLNMVEGLAGYRANGTVGPLLAKSIDVSADGLTYTFTLRDGVKFHNGEPMTSADVMWSWKRYMDPATDWRCRTEFDGRNGLKVEEVSAPDARTFVMKLNHKSAVFLDTLARTDCGMTAILNKASVKANGSWDKPVGTGPFMFGEWKRGEYIVLKAFKDYVSPPGDKGDGYLGNKKPLVDEVKFLVVPDASTVKAGLMSGAIDAGQIPYTDVPELKSQKAVRILVASDSAKHTMLFQTRDPVLKNPKLRLAIAASLDIPQIVQAATEGLGTPNASAVARDSAFYDKAQEQSYHYDPALAQKLLKEAGYKGEKIVIYANKRAHVPSYQVAVMAQAMMQAVGINAQIEVLEWATQLDRYNKGNYQISSFSYSSRLDPALSYEQFSGDKDKQPRKVWDDPQALALIDESFSELDTAKRQAIFDKLHAMMMAQAPLILLSNGNQPWGVGKRLNGFTVWEGKPFAWGASVQ; translated from the coding sequence GTGAAGTCCGTCCCAACATTCCGCGCCACCGTCGCCCTGGCGCTGCTCGCCGCCGCGGCATCCGCGCAGGCATCCTCCTATGTGATTTCCGAGCCGGCCGACATCCGGTCGAGCAATCCCGGCGTGAATCGTGACGACACCACCGACGGCGTCGTGCTGAACATGGTGGAGGGCCTCGCGGGCTATCGGGCCAACGGCACCGTGGGACCGCTGCTGGCCAAATCCATCGATGTGTCCGCCGATGGCCTGACGTACACGTTCACGCTGCGTGACGGCGTCAAGTTCCACAATGGCGAACCCATGACGTCCGCCGACGTCATGTGGAGCTGGAAGCGCTACATGGACCCCGCCACCGACTGGCGCTGCCGCACGGAGTTCGACGGCCGCAACGGGCTCAAGGTGGAAGAGGTCTCCGCGCCCGACGCCAGGACCTTCGTGATGAAGCTCAACCACAAGTCCGCGGTGTTCCTGGACACGCTGGCGCGCACGGATTGCGGCATGACGGCGATCCTGAACAAGGCCTCCGTCAAGGCAAACGGCAGCTGGGACAAGCCCGTCGGCACCGGGCCCTTCATGTTCGGCGAGTGGAAGCGCGGCGAATACATCGTGCTCAAGGCCTTCAAGGACTACGTGTCGCCCCCGGGCGATAAGGGCGACGGCTATCTCGGCAACAAGAAGCCGCTGGTGGACGAAGTGAAGTTCCTGGTCGTGCCCGATGCGTCCACCGTCAAGGCGGGGTTGATGTCCGGGGCGATCGATGCCGGGCAGATCCCCTACACCGACGTGCCCGAACTGAAATCGCAGAAGGCGGTCCGCATCCTGGTCGCGTCCGATTCGGCCAAGCACACGATGCTGTTCCAGACGCGCGATCCGGTGTTGAAGAACCCCAAGCTGCGCCTGGCCATCGCCGCTTCGCTGGACATCCCGCAGATCGTCCAGGCCGCGACGGAAGGCCTGGGCACGCCCAACGCATCCGCGGTGGCGCGCGATTCCGCCTTCTACGACAAGGCGCAGGAGCAAAGCTATCACTACGATCCCGCGCTGGCGCAGAAGCTGTTGAAGGAAGCCGGGTACAAGGGCGAGAAGATCGTCATCTACGCCAACAAGCGGGCGCATGTTCCCAGCTATCAGGTGGCCGTGATGGCGCAGGCCATGATGCAGGCCGTGGGCATCAATGCGCAGATCGAAGTGCTGGAATGGGCGACGCAGCTGGACCGGTACAACAAGGGCAACTACCAGATCAGTTCGTTCAGCTACTCGTCGCGGCTGGATCCGGCGCTGAGCTATGAACAGTTCTCGGGCGACAAGGATAAGCAGCCGCGCAAGGTCTGGGACGATCCGCAGGCCCTGGCCCTGATCGACGAAAGCTTCTCGGAACTGGATACCGCGAAGCGTCAGGCGATCTTCGACAAGCTCCATGCCATGATGATGGCGCAGGCGCCGCTGATCCTGCTGTCGAACGGCAACCAGCCCTGGGGCGTCGGCAAGCGGCTGAACGGCTTCACGGTGTGGGAAGGCAAGCCTTTCGCGTGGGGCGCTTCGGTGCAGTAA
- a CDS encoding ABC transporter ATP-binding protein — protein MNPRGATDMGGAGQALVSVQGLTLAVGHGGREIVRNVSFDIAPGEMVGIVGESGSGKTQAARAILGLTPPPLVRVGGRILVEGTDITQAAPSVLRRLRGARIGMVFQEPMTSLNPSMTIGRQLEEGLALHRRDLGTAARRKRILDMLARVGLRDPEGALKAWPHEFSGGMRQRMMLASVMLLAPALLVADEPTTALDAVVQRDVLELMVGLTREHGTAVLMISHDLPMVARYTERVVVMSQGEVVESGRTADLLAQPQHPYTRKLLQAMPRRMPARLPSREAPVVEVRQLVVDYAGRQRMLSRTAAKRALDGVSLAVHPREVVAVVGGSGSGKTTLGRAIAGLVAPTEGQILFRGRPVKRGDAAWNDYRLNCQMVFQDPYSSLDPRMTIAQLVGEALRLAPGLGAADKTRRVGEALDEVGLSAEHGARYPHELSGGQRQRVAIARAVVRRPSFVIADEPVSALDVTVRAQILDLFADLQRRHGFSCLFISHDLGVVEQVADRVIVMQDGAIVEQGTRDQIFDAPQQDYTRRLLAAIPVLVSTEAGGVRLKWRFAEPAAATAAA, from the coding sequence ATGAACCCGCGCGGCGCAACGGACATGGGAGGCGCGGGGCAGGCGCTGGTCAGCGTACAGGGCTTGACCCTGGCGGTGGGACATGGCGGCCGCGAGATCGTGCGCAACGTGTCCTTCGACATCGCGCCCGGCGAAATGGTCGGCATCGTCGGCGAATCCGGCAGCGGCAAGACGCAGGCCGCACGCGCCATCCTGGGCCTGACGCCGCCGCCGCTGGTGCGCGTGGGCGGGCGCATCCTGGTCGAAGGCACCGACATCACGCAGGCAGCGCCGTCGGTGCTGCGCCGCCTGCGCGGCGCGCGGATAGGCATGGTGTTCCAGGAGCCCATGACGTCCCTGAATCCGTCGATGACGATAGGCCGGCAGCTGGAAGAAGGCCTGGCCCTGCATCGTCGCGACCTGGGCACGGCCGCGCGCCGCAAGCGCATCCTGGACATGCTGGCCCGGGTCGGCCTGCGCGATCCCGAAGGCGCCCTGAAGGCCTGGCCGCACGAGTTTTCCGGCGGCATGCGCCAGCGCATGATGCTGGCGTCGGTGATGCTGCTGGCGCCGGCGCTGCTGGTGGCCGACGAACCCACCACCGCGCTGGACGCGGTCGTGCAGCGCGACGTGCTCGAACTGATGGTGGGCCTGACGCGCGAACACGGCACCGCCGTGCTGATGATCAGCCACGACCTGCCCATGGTCGCGCGCTACACGGAACGCGTGGTCGTCATGTCGCAAGGGGAAGTCGTGGAAAGCGGCCGCACCGCGGACCTGCTCGCGCAGCCGCAGCACCCGTATACCCGCAAGCTGCTGCAGGCCATGCCGCGCCGCATGCCGGCGCGACTGCCGTCGCGCGAAGCGCCGGTGGTGGAAGTCCGGCAGCTCGTCGTCGACTACGCCGGCCGCCAGCGCATGCTGTCGCGCACCGCCGCCAAGCGGGCCCTGGACGGCGTGTCGCTGGCCGTGCACCCGCGCGAGGTCGTGGCCGTGGTGGGCGGTTCGGGATCGGGCAAGACCACCCTGGGCCGCGCCATCGCCGGCCTGGTCGCGCCGACGGAAGGCCAGATCCTGTTCCGGGGCCGGCCGGTCAAGCGCGGCGACGCCGCCTGGAACGATTACCGCCTGAACTGCCAGATGGTGTTCCAGGACCCCTACTCGTCGCTGGATCCGCGCATGACGATCGCCCAGCTGGTGGGCGAAGCCCTGCGCCTGGCGCCGGGCCTGGGCGCCGCCGACAAGACCCGTCGCGTCGGCGAGGCGCTGGACGAAGTCGGCCTGTCCGCCGAACACGGCGCCCGTTATCCGCACGAGCTGTCCGGCGGCCAGCGCCAACGCGTCGCCATCGCGCGCGCCGTGGTGCGGCGTCCGTCCTTCGTCATCGCCGACGAGCCGGTCTCGGCGCTGGACGTGACCGTGCGCGCGCAGATCCTCGACCTGTTCGCCGACCTGCAGCGCAGGCATGGCTTCAGCTGCCTGTTCATCAGCCACGACCTGGGCGTGGTGGAACAGGTCGCCGACCGCGTCATCGTGATGCAGGACGGCGCCATCGTCGAACAGGGCACGCGCGACCAGATTTTCGATGCGCCGCAGCAGGACTACACGCGGCGGCTGCTCGCCGCCATCCCCGTGCTGGTGTCCACGGAGGCCGGCGGCGTGCGGCTCAAATGGCGCTTCGCCGAACCGGCGGCGGCGACCGCCGCCGCCTGA
- a CDS encoding TRAP transporter large permease has protein sequence MWILICAFLLMMIIGMPVAVSMAGASLLYLLVSGDVPDVVVAQRMIAGVESFPLLAVPFFILAGNLMNIAGITGRIYNFAVALVGWMRGGLGHVNIIGSVIFAGMSGTAIADAAGLGTIEIKAMKDHGYKTEFAVGVTAASATLGPIIPPSLPFVIYGMMANVSIGSLFLAGVVPGAVLTVLMMFTVAYYARRNGWGGDVGFDLRRLGGAALEVVIVLAFPFSIWLMTRYGVATNWAALIAFVVLLALDWRFNFSAVMALMAPVILIGGMTLGWFTPTEAAVAAVVWALFLGLVRYRSMTLRLLAKATFETIETTASVLFIVTAASVFAWLLTTTQAAQALTDAILSVTQSKWVFLMLANVLILVVGCFIDTIAAITILVPILLPIVLKLGIDPIHFGLIMTLNLMIGLLHPPLGMVLFVLARVARLSVERTTMAILPWLVPLFLALIAITYVPQITLWLPHALGMGN, from the coding sequence ATGTGGATATTGATCTGTGCTTTCCTGCTGATGATGATCATCGGCATGCCTGTGGCGGTGTCCATGGCGGGCGCCTCCCTGCTTTACCTGCTGGTCTCCGGCGACGTGCCGGACGTGGTGGTCGCGCAGCGCATGATCGCCGGCGTGGAGTCCTTCCCGCTGCTGGCCGTGCCCTTCTTCATCCTGGCCGGCAACCTGATGAACATCGCGGGGATCACGGGGCGCATCTATAACTTCGCGGTGGCGCTGGTGGGGTGGATGCGGGGCGGCCTGGGCCATGTGAACATCATCGGCTCGGTGATCTTCGCGGGCATGTCCGGCACCGCCATCGCCGACGCGGCCGGGCTGGGCACCATCGAGATCAAGGCCATGAAGGATCATGGCTACAAGACCGAGTTCGCGGTCGGCGTGACGGCCGCGTCGGCCACGCTGGGGCCGATCATTCCGCCGTCGCTGCCCTTCGTCATCTACGGCATGATGGCCAATGTCTCGATCGGCTCGCTGTTCCTGGCCGGCGTGGTGCCGGGCGCGGTGCTGACGGTGCTGATGATGTTCACCGTCGCCTACTACGCGCGCCGGAACGGCTGGGGCGGCGACGTCGGCTTCGATCTGCGCCGCCTGGGCGGAGCCGCGCTGGAAGTGGTGATCGTGCTGGCGTTCCCGTTCTCCATCTGGCTGATGACCCGTTACGGCGTGGCGACGAACTGGGCCGCCCTCATCGCCTTCGTGGTGCTGCTGGCGCTGGACTGGCGCTTCAATTTCTCCGCGGTCATGGCCCTGATGGCGCCGGTCATCCTGATCGGCGGCATGACGCTGGGCTGGTTCACGCCCACCGAAGCGGCGGTGGCCGCCGTGGTATGGGCCTTGTTCCTGGGCCTGGTGCGCTATCGCAGCATGACCCTGCGCCTGCTGGCCAAGGCCACTTTCGAGACCATCGAGACGACGGCATCGGTGTTGTTCATCGTGACGGCGGCTTCGGTATTCGCCTGGCTGCTGACGACGACGCAGGCGGCGCAGGCCCTGACCGATGCCATACTCAGCGTGACGCAGAGCAAGTGGGTCTTCCTGATGCTGGCCAATGTGTTGATCCTGGTGGTGGGTTGCTTCATCGACACCATCGCGGCGATCACCATCCTGGTTCCCATCCTGCTGCCCATCGTGCTGAAGCTGGGCATCGACCCGATCCATTTCGGCCTCATCATGACCTTGAACCTGATGATCGGCCTGTTGCACCCGCCCCTGGGCATGGTGCTGTTCGTGCTGGCGCGTGTGGCGCGGCTGTCCGTGGAACGGACCACCATGGCGATCCTGCCCTGGCTGGTGCCGCTGTTCCTGGCGCTGATCGCCATCACCTACGTGCCGCAGATTACGTTGTGGTTGCCGCATGCATTGGGCATGGGCAACTGA
- a CDS encoding GntR family transcriptional regulator → MPKTAASTAPATLADQLARDIQSGVFGTGAWLKQIDLQERYGAKRLDVRRALDHLTQKRVIEHVPNRGYHVHAIDERRQNHIRDIRAMLEAGAAADLMPQVTDAKVAQLRDLAERFEQLVLTGTLLQQYEVNLQFHEMLYDLCANRELVSLIHDMRSRAVAAPATQWMTRARIEKSVREHFDIVAALQARDVKRLQKIIREHVMQTMP, encoded by the coding sequence ATGCCGAAGACGGCGGCCTCTACCGCACCGGCTACGCTGGCCGATCAACTTGCCCGTGATATCCAGTCCGGCGTGTTCGGAACCGGCGCCTGGCTCAAGCAGATCGACCTGCAAGAGCGCTATGGCGCCAAGCGGCTGGACGTCCGGCGCGCGCTGGACCACCTGACCCAGAAGCGTGTCATCGAACACGTTCCCAACCGGGGCTATCACGTCCACGCGATCGACGAGCGGCGGCAGAACCACATCCGCGATATCCGCGCCATGCTGGAAGCCGGCGCCGCCGCCGACCTGATGCCCCAAGTCACCGACGCCAAGGTCGCGCAGCTGCGCGACCTGGCGGAACGTTTCGAACAGCTGGTCCTGACGGGCACGCTGCTGCAGCAGTACGAAGTGAACCTGCAGTTCCACGAGATGCTCTACGACCTGTGCGCCAATCGCGAACTGGTGTCGCTGATCCACGACATGCGCAGCCGCGCCGTCGCCGCGCCGGCCACGCAATGGATGACACGCGCCCGTATCGAAAAATCGGTGCGCGAACACTTCGATATCGTCGCCGCGCTGCAAGCCCGCGACGTCAAGCGCCTGCAGAAAATCATCCGCGAACACGTCATGCAGACCATGCCCTGA
- a CDS encoding UxaA family hydrolase produces the protein MNMNASENPVIRIHAADNVVIARRQLLGGTRLPMEDVTVVGLIPPGHKIAVRAIPAGAPVRRYNQIIGVARQDIAAGQHVHTHNLEFSDFQRDYAAGRDAHPTAYVEAPATFDGIVRADGRVATRNYIGVLTSVNCSATVARAIADHFRRDINPGALADYPNVDGVVALTHGAGCATSSEGEPLKVLRRTLGGYARHPNFAGLMLVGLGCETNQIGGLMEQEGLQPGRQLQTFNIQDTGGTRKTVARGIELVEWMLEDANRVQRTPVSASHITVGLQCGGSDGYSGISANPALGAAVDVLVRHGGTAILSETPEIYGGEHLLTRRAVSPAVAEKLVARLRWWEDYCRRNDAEMDNNPSAGNKAGGLTTILEKSLGAIAKSGTTNLVDVYEYAQAVTARGLVFMDTPGYDPVSATGQVAGGANLICFTTGRGSAYGCAPAPSLKLSTNTALWERQEDDIDIDCGAIVEGRATVQEMGERIFRLMLDTASGRVTKSEAHGYGQNEFVPWQLGAVM, from the coding sequence ATGAACATGAATGCAAGCGAAAATCCTGTCATCCGCATCCATGCGGCCGACAACGTCGTCATCGCGCGGCGGCAGCTCCTGGGCGGCACGCGCCTGCCCATGGAGGACGTGACCGTCGTCGGCCTGATCCCGCCGGGGCACAAGATCGCCGTGCGGGCCATTCCCGCCGGCGCGCCCGTGCGGCGCTATAACCAGATCATCGGCGTCGCGCGCCAGGACATCGCGGCCGGCCAGCACGTGCACACGCACAATCTGGAATTCAGCGATTTCCAGCGCGACTACGCCGCCGGCCGCGACGCCCATCCCACCGCCTACGTCGAAGCGCCCGCGACTTTCGATGGCATCGTGCGCGCGGACGGCCGCGTGGCCACCCGCAATTACATCGGCGTACTGACGTCGGTGAACTGTTCCGCCACCGTCGCGCGGGCCATCGCCGACCACTTCCGCCGCGACATCAATCCAGGCGCGCTGGCCGATTACCCCAACGTGGATGGCGTCGTGGCGCTGACGCACGGCGCGGGCTGCGCCACCAGCAGCGAAGGCGAACCGCTCAAGGTCCTGCGCCGCACGCTGGGCGGCTATGCGCGCCATCCCAATTTCGCCGGGCTGATGCTGGTCGGCCTGGGCTGCGAAACCAACCAGATCGGCGGCCTGATGGAGCAGGAGGGCCTGCAGCCCGGCCGGCAGTTGCAGACCTTCAACATCCAGGACACCGGCGGCACGCGCAAGACCGTGGCGCGCGGCATCGAGCTGGTGGAATGGATGCTGGAAGACGCCAACCGCGTCCAGCGCACGCCGGTGTCCGCCAGCCACATCACGGTGGGGCTGCAATGCGGCGGCTCGGACGGTTATTCCGGCATCAGCGCCAACCCGGCGCTGGGGGCCGCGGTGGATGTGCTGGTGCGGCACGGCGGCACCGCCATCCTGTCGGAAACCCCGGAAATCTATGGGGGCGAGCACCTGTTGACGCGCCGTGCCGTGTCGCCCGCCGTGGCGGAAAAGCTCGTCGCCAGGCTGCGGTGGTGGGAAGACTATTGCCGGCGCAACGACGCCGAGATGGACAACAACCCGTCGGCGGGCAACAAGGCCGGCGGCTTGACGACCATACTGGAAAAGTCGCTGGGCGCGATCGCCAAGAGCGGCACGACCAACCTGGTCGACGTGTACGAGTACGCGCAAGCCGTCACCGCGCGCGGCCTGGTCTTCATGGATACCCCCGGCTACGACCCGGTGTCCGCCACCGGCCAGGTCGCCGGCGGCGCGAACCTGATCTGCTTCACCACCGGGCGGGGCTCCGCCTATGGCTGCGCCCCCGCGCCATCCCTGAAGCTGTCCACCAATACCGCGCTGTGGGAGCGGCAGGAGGACGACATCGACATCGATTGCGGCGCCATCGTCGAAGGCCGGGCCACGGTGCAGGAGATGGGCGAACGCATTTTCCGCCTGATGCTGGATACGGCATCGGGCCGCGTGACCAAGAGCGAGGCGCACGGTTACGGGCAGAACGAGTTCGTGCCCTGGCAGCTGGGCGCGGTTATGTGA
- a CDS encoding Ldh family oxidoreductase, which produces MRYCDADALIEWGAACLRAHDVPPEDALLVTRSLVQTSLWGIDSHGIARLPHYLNRLAHGSILARPAIAVRRTGPATAHVDGGQGLGIVVSHRANEAAMEIAAESGVGAVGISDSSHCGAIGLYTRVAARAGMVGIGFTHSDAIAAPFGGHVPFLGTNPISIAFPRAGGEPVCLDMATTSIPWNRVMNARREGAELPPGVAVDAHGADAQDAASANALRPLGGPSYGHKGYALALMIDLLCGPLNGNPFGPHISPMYDKLDMPRRLGAFFIVVDPARFPGGPALAATVEQMARELARQPGSPRMPGDPELDAAARRGAGGIPIEPGLWSEISAWGERLRVALPVVRDGR; this is translated from the coding sequence ATGCGTTATTGCGATGCCGATGCGCTGATCGAATGGGGCGCGGCCTGCCTGCGCGCGCACGACGTACCGCCGGAAGACGCGCTGCTGGTCACGCGCAGCCTGGTGCAGACCAGCTTGTGGGGGATCGATTCGCACGGCATCGCGCGGCTGCCGCATTACCTGAACCGGCTCGCGCACGGGTCCATCCTGGCGCGGCCGGCGATCGCGGTACGGCGCACCGGGCCGGCCACCGCGCACGTGGACGGCGGCCAGGGCCTGGGCATCGTGGTGTCCCATCGTGCCAACGAGGCCGCGATGGAAATCGCGGCGGAAAGCGGCGTCGGCGCGGTCGGGATTTCCGATTCGTCGCACTGCGGCGCGATCGGGCTGTACACGCGCGTGGCGGCGCGCGCGGGGATGGTGGGCATCGGCTTCACCCATTCGGACGCCATCGCCGCGCCCTTCGGCGGGCATGTGCCGTTTCTCGGCACGAACCCGATCTCGATCGCTTTCCCGCGCGCGGGCGGCGAGCCGGTCTGCCTGGATATGGCGACCACGTCCATCCCGTGGAATCGGGTGATGAACGCGCGGCGTGAAGGCGCCGAGCTGCCGCCGGGCGTGGCGGTGGATGCGCACGGCGCCGACGCGCAGGATGCCGCGTCCGCGAACGCGCTGCGGCCGCTGGGCGGGCCATCCTATGGACACAAGGGGTATGCGCTGGCGTTGATGATCGACCTGCTGTGCGGGCCTTTGAACGGGAATCCGTTCGGGCCGCATATTTCGCCGATGTACGACAAGCTGGACATGCCGCGGCGCCTGGGGGCTTTCTTCATCGTCGTCGATCCGGCGCGGTTTCCCGGCGGCCCGGCGCTGGCCGCGACGGTCGAGCAGATGGCGCGTGAACTGGCGCGACAGCCCGGATCGCCGCGCATGCCGGGCGATCCGGAGCTCGACGCGGCGGCGCGCCGCGGGGCCGGAGGGATTCCTATCGAACCCGGCCTATGGAGTGAAATCAGCGCTTGGGGCGAACGGCTGCGGGTCGCCCTGCCGGTGGTGCGCGACGGGCGCTGA
- a CDS encoding fumarylacetoacetate hydrolase family protein, which yields MKLLRYGAKGAEKPAMLDRDGKVRDLSGVVPDITADLLTPQGLAPLAKVDPASLPLVAEPGRIAPPWRGMGKFVCIGLNYADHAAESGLPIPAEPVVFMKPTSCVIGPNDPVVLPQDSVKGDWEVELGVVIGARARYVSEADALKHVAGYCIVNDVSEREYQIERGGTWDKGKGCDTFGPVGPWLVTPDEIGDPQNLAMWLDVNGKRMQTGSTRTMIFNVAQVVSYVSRFMTLYPGDLISTGTPPGVGLGMKPPVYLKAGDRMRLGIDGLGEQQQPVHAWNPELIDG from the coding sequence ATGAAGTTGCTTCGTTATGGCGCCAAGGGCGCTGAAAAGCCGGCCATGCTGGACCGCGATGGGAAGGTGCGGGACCTGTCCGGCGTGGTGCCGGACATCACCGCGGATCTGCTGACGCCGCAGGGCCTGGCGCCGCTGGCCAAGGTGGATCCGGCCAGCCTGCCGCTGGTGGCCGAGCCGGGGCGGATTGCGCCGCCGTGGCGTGGCATGGGCAAGTTCGTGTGCATCGGGCTGAACTATGCGGACCATGCGGCCGAGTCGGGCTTGCCGATCCCGGCCGAGCCGGTGGTGTTCATGAAGCCGACCAGTTGCGTCATTGGACCCAACGATCCGGTGGTGTTGCCGCAGGATTCGGTCAAGGGCGACTGGGAAGTGGAGCTGGGCGTGGTCATCGGCGCACGGGCGCGCTATGTGTCGGAAGCCGATGCGTTGAAGCACGTGGCCGGCTATTGCATCGTCAACGACGTGTCCGAACGCGAATACCAGATCGAGCGCGGCGGCACCTGGGACAAGGGCAAGGGCTGCGATACCTTCGGACCGGTCGGTCCCTGGCTGGTCACGCCCGACGAAATCGGCGATCCGCAGAACCTGGCGATGTGGCTGGACGTGAACGGCAAGCGCATGCAGACCGGCAGCACGCGCACCATGATCTTCAACGTGGCACAGGTGGTCAGCTATGTCAGCCGCTTCATGACGCTGTATCCCGGCGACCTGATCAGCACCGGCACGCCGCCGGGCGTGGGCCTGGGCATGAAGCCGCCGGTGTACCTGAAGGCCGGCGACAGGATGCGCCTGGGCATCGACGGATTGGGCGAGCAGCAGCAGCCCGTGCATGCCTGGAATCCGGAGCTTATCGACGGCTGA
- a CDS encoding TRAP transporter small permease produces MATDAHVSPVGVAPQQAAQHASSVESIVSSFEEADHQDADLSGHTFEDWLCLAIFWLMALLVFLQFFTRYVLNDSFAWTEELATYCLIGVVFIGAAMCVRTCRHIQVDLLYRFLPHALGRVLSTLIDVVRTAFFAYVCWLVWRYIQLVGDEPMTTIEWNKSYVYWLALLGFALMAVRSLQVTIVNWRQGYSNLERPDAYDKLD; encoded by the coding sequence ATGGCCACCGATGCACATGTTTCACCCGTCGGCGTAGCGCCGCAACAGGCGGCGCAGCATGCGTCGTCCGTGGAATCCATCGTCTCCAGTTTCGAGGAGGCCGATCACCAGGACGCCGACCTGTCAGGCCATACTTTCGAGGACTGGCTGTGCCTGGCGATTTTCTGGCTCATGGCGCTGCTGGTGTTCCTGCAGTTCTTCACGCGCTACGTGCTGAACGATTCCTTCGCCTGGACCGAGGAGCTCGCCACCTACTGCCTGATCGGGGTGGTGTTCATCGGGGCGGCGATGTGCGTGCGCACCTGCCGCCACATCCAGGTCGATCTGCTGTACCGCTTCCTGCCGCATGCATTGGGCAGGGTGCTGTCCACGCTGATCGACGTGGTCCGCACGGCGTTCTTCGCTTACGTCTGCTGGCTGGTCTGGCGCTATATCCAGCTGGTCGGCGACGAGCCGATGACCACCATCGAATGGAATAAATCCTATGTCTACTGGCTGGCCCTGCTCGGTTTCGCGCTGATGGCCGTCCGGTCTCTGCAAGTCACGATCGTTAACTGGCGGCAAGGCTATTCCAATCTGGAACGCCCCGACGCCTACGACAAACTCGACTGA